GCCGACGCCATGAAGCTCCTCTGATGACGTCCCTTCGCTCGGCGCACGCGCACCATCGGAAGCCGCGCGCCGCGGCGTGCTGCTGAGGGGCGGCGTGGCCGAAGGCATCCGAATCCCGATCCCGCCCGGCGCGGACCTCGTCCAGCCCTACCCGGTGCACGTGCCGCAGTTCGACGGTCCGCTCGACCTGCTGCTCCACCTGATCCGCAAGCAGGAGATAGACCTCCGCGACATCCCCGTCGCCGAGATATGCCGCCAGTACCACGCCTACCTCGTCCTCATGGTGGAGCTCGACCTCGAGGTGGCGGGCGAGTTCCTCTACGTCGAGGCGCTCCTCGTCCAGATCAAGAGCCAGCTCGTCCTTCCGCGGACCCCGGCCGCGGACGGAACCGAGGCGCCCGACCCGCGGGATGAGCTCGTCGCCCGGCTCCTGCAGTACCGGAGGTTCAAGGGGGTCGCCGAGACGCTGCACGTCTACGAGGTGGAGCGGATCGGCATGTACCCGCGCCCGTCCTTCCGGCCCGAGACGGAGCCGGAAGAGGAGGAGACCGACCTTTCCGAGGTCTCGCTCTTCGACCTCCTGACTCTCTTCAAGGGCGCCGTGGACCGTTACCGGTCACTCAACCCTCCGGAGATGTCCATCGCGCACCAGCAGTTCTCCATCCGGGAGAAGATGCAGGACATGGCGGGGCGCATCCGTGAGTCGGGGCGCGTGGC
The sequence above is a segment of the Holophagales bacterium genome. Coding sequences within it:
- a CDS encoding segregation/condensation protein A is translated as MAEGIRIPIPPGADLVQPYPVHVPQFDGPLDLLLHLIRKQEIDLRDIPVAEICRQYHAYLVLMVELDLEVAGEFLYVEALLVQIKSQLVLPRTPAADGTEAPDPRDELVARLLQYRRFKGVAETLHVYEVERIGMYPRPSFRPETEPEEEETDLSEVSLFDLLTLFKGAVDRYRSLNPPEMSIAHQQFSIREKMQDMAGRIRESGRVALSEVFGTLSGRAEAIAVFLAVLELLRLLLVRALQTEEFGEIYLEPTGENLTLEGYEEEYR